One window of Cupriavidus oxalaticus genomic DNA carries:
- a CDS encoding MerR family transcriptional regulator, translated as MEQTLTIGKLAKAAGVGVETVRYYHRCGLLPVPERAHGAIRQYSQQSLQRMHFIRQAQSLGFTLDEIRGLLQQKHGRCSTARALAERKLSLVEERLRDLRGMRAELKILIGQCHANGTEDCCPLMNTLSANGNPENGRAAALRGR; from the coding sequence ATGGAGCAAACACTGACGATCGGGAAGCTGGCCAAGGCGGCTGGCGTTGGCGTGGAGACGGTACGGTACTACCATCGCTGCGGGCTGCTGCCGGTGCCAGAGCGCGCCCATGGCGCAATTCGCCAGTATTCGCAACAGAGCCTGCAGCGGATGCATTTCATCCGCCAGGCACAGTCGCTCGGGTTCACGCTGGATGAGATCCGGGGACTGCTGCAGCAGAAGCATGGCCGGTGCAGCACGGCCCGAGCACTGGCCGAGCGCAAGCTCAGCCTGGTGGAGGAAAGGCTGAGGGATTTGCGCGGGATGCGCGCGGAACTAAAGATCCTGATCGGACAATGCCACGCCAATGGCACCGAGGATTGCTGCCCCTTGATGAACACCTTGTCTGCGAACGGCAACCCGGAAAACGGGCGCGCCGCGGCATTGCGGGGCCGGTGA
- a CDS encoding quinone oxidoreductase family protein, which translates to MKAVRVLPRAEGGQLAVQDIPTPQPGPGEVLVRVRASGINYGEIKYMREHRTGAPMTAGVEFAGEVASVGAQVRGWREGDRVMGHGRGCHAQYVIAAPLALMPVPPEVSWVDAAAFPNVFITAHDALVSNGELKAGETVFINGASGGVGMAAVMAASALGAKVIASSRSAAKLERLAGYGVDVGVNASSESQVEAIMAATDGRGVDVIIDTIGGTVFEDHIKSLAVKGRLVNLARLGGASTAQVDLNLLWLNRLKLIGATFRTRTEAERLACVQACARDLMHFFREGKLRLPIDRTFQMDAIGEAYAYIERSQHMGKIVLIAD; encoded by the coding sequence ATGAAAGCAGTACGAGTACTACCGCGCGCGGAGGGTGGCCAGCTGGCCGTGCAAGATATCCCCACGCCGCAACCCGGCCCCGGCGAGGTGCTGGTGCGCGTACGCGCATCCGGCATCAACTATGGCGAAATCAAGTACATGCGGGAACACCGCACCGGTGCCCCGATGACCGCCGGCGTGGAATTCGCGGGCGAGGTCGCCAGCGTCGGCGCGCAGGTCCGCGGCTGGCGCGAAGGTGACCGGGTGATGGGCCATGGGCGTGGCTGTCATGCCCAGTACGTCATCGCGGCGCCGCTGGCGCTGATGCCGGTGCCGCCGGAGGTATCGTGGGTCGACGCGGCCGCATTCCCCAATGTGTTCATCACCGCCCATGACGCGCTGGTCAGCAACGGCGAGCTCAAGGCCGGCGAGACGGTGTTCATCAACGGCGCCTCGGGCGGGGTCGGCATGGCCGCGGTGATGGCCGCCTCCGCGCTCGGCGCGAAGGTGATCGCATCGTCGCGCTCGGCGGCCAAGCTGGAGCGGCTGGCAGGCTATGGCGTCGATGTCGGCGTCAATGCATCGAGCGAATCGCAGGTCGAGGCCATCATGGCCGCCACCGACGGGCGTGGCGTCGACGTCATCATCGATACCATCGGCGGCACGGTCTTCGAAGACCACATCAAGAGCCTGGCGGTCAAGGGCCGGCTGGTGAACCTGGCGCGCCTCGGCGGCGCCAGTACGGCCCAGGTCGATCTCAACTTGCTATGGCTTAACCGGCTGAAGCTGATCGGCGCCACCTTCCGCACGCGCACCGAGGCCGAACGCCTCGCCTGCGTGCAGGCCTGCGCGCGCGACCTGATGCACTTCTTCCGCGAAGGCAAGCTGCGCCTGCCGATCGACCGCACCTTCCAGATGGATGCGATCGGCGAGGCCTATGCCTACATCGAGCGCAGCCAGCATATGGGAAAAATCGTGCTTATTGCCGACTGA
- a CDS encoding tripartite tricarboxylate transporter substrate binding protein, which produces MKRFPQTRRRAVVLALALGALLPAAQAVRAAPATEWPTKPVRILVGAPPGGTADILARLFAHELQRPLGQPVIVDYKSGAAGTIAVQSLLSAPRDGYTLLLIQKGIASEVPQAIKVSYNPFKDIVPLVQLTRQGLVLVGNPGLPAKNLAELVTYVKANPGKVDIANFGIGLRGHTIGVQFNRLAGLDTGAVSYKGSPPALQDIMGGQVPLMFDGPATSMPFIKAGKLRAFAVAFPQRLAALPNVPTFAELGYPDLSEVGWMGLWAAPGVPPAVVAKVREATLAAMKSPALQRKIEELGMEIGTPATTDELARDVRESYERQGKLLRSIQFKPE; this is translated from the coding sequence ATGAAACGCTTCCCCCAGACCCGGCGCCGCGCGGTCGTGCTCGCGCTTGCCCTCGGCGCACTGCTGCCGGCCGCCCAGGCGGTGCGCGCCGCGCCGGCCACCGAGTGGCCGACCAAGCCGGTGCGGATACTCGTCGGCGCGCCCCCCGGCGGCACCGCTGACATCCTGGCACGGCTCTTTGCCCATGAACTGCAACGGCCGCTCGGGCAGCCCGTGATCGTCGACTACAAGTCCGGCGCGGCGGGAACCATCGCCGTGCAAAGCCTGCTGTCCGCGCCGCGTGACGGCTATACGCTGCTGCTGATCCAGAAGGGCATCGCCTCGGAGGTGCCGCAAGCGATCAAGGTGTCCTACAACCCGTTCAAGGACATCGTCCCGCTGGTCCAGCTCACGCGCCAGGGCCTGGTCCTGGTCGGCAATCCCGGTCTTCCCGCGAAGAACCTCGCCGAGCTGGTCACGTACGTAAAGGCGAATCCGGGCAAGGTCGATATCGCGAACTTCGGCATCGGCCTGCGCGGCCACACCATCGGCGTCCAGTTCAACCGGCTGGCGGGGCTCGATACCGGCGCGGTCAGCTACAAGGGCTCGCCGCCCGCGCTGCAGGACATCATGGGCGGGCAGGTTCCGCTGATGTTCGACGGTCCGGCGACGTCCATGCCGTTCATCAAGGCGGGCAAGCTGCGGGCCTTCGCGGTGGCCTTCCCGCAGCGGCTCGCCGCGCTGCCGAACGTTCCCACGTTTGCCGAGCTGGGCTATCCCGACCTGAGCGAGGTGGGCTGGATGGGGCTGTGGGCGGCGCCGGGCGTGCCGCCGGCAGTGGTCGCCAAGGTGCGCGAGGCCACGCTCGCGGCCATGAAATCGCCCGCGCTGCAGCGCAAGATCGAAGAGCTGGGCATGGAGATCGGCACGCCGGCCACTACGGATGAGCTTGCCAGAGACGTGCGCGAGTCCTACGAGCGCCAGGGCAAGCTGCTGCGTTCGATTCAGTTCAAGCCGGAATGA
- a CDS encoding 3-keto-5-aminohexanoate cleavage protein, producing MNFLDGHLFPENQQPLIITAAPYAPGWLPSDFPEDIPVTMEAQIQKAVDCYNAGATVLHLHVRELDGKGSKRLSKFNELISGVRAAVPDMIIQVGGSISFAPEDEGQAAKWLSDDTRHMLADLDPTPDQVTVTVNTSQMNVTDHAEDADFHGTSRQDMALFDAYKNMTVPANPGWVEEHVRRLTAAGIQSEFQCYNINSLESVERLMRRGFYKGPLNINWVAIGGGMDTPSVYSLANFMRAVPDGAVVTVESNVRNVLPVNTMGIAMGLHVRCGTEDVLWNPRRTAKQGSVDQIEQLVRISRELGRDIATAKEAREICRIGVFYDTVEESLRANGFAPNRNGATQGFLRKTQ from the coding sequence ATGAACTTCCTCGACGGCCACCTCTTTCCCGAAAACCAGCAGCCGCTGATCATCACGGCCGCACCGTATGCCCCCGGCTGGCTGCCTTCCGATTTCCCGGAAGACATTCCGGTCACCATGGAGGCACAGATCCAGAAGGCCGTGGACTGCTACAACGCCGGCGCCACCGTGCTGCACCTGCATGTGCGCGAACTGGACGGCAAGGGCTCCAAGCGCCTGTCCAAGTTCAACGAACTGATTTCCGGCGTGCGCGCCGCGGTGCCCGACATGATCATCCAGGTGGGCGGCTCGATTTCCTTCGCGCCGGAGGATGAAGGGCAGGCAGCCAAGTGGCTGTCGGACGACACCCGCCACATGCTGGCCGACCTGGATCCCACGCCGGACCAGGTCACGGTGACGGTCAATACCTCGCAGATGAACGTCACCGACCATGCGGAAGACGCTGACTTCCACGGCACCTCGCGCCAGGACATGGCGCTCTTCGACGCCTACAAGAACATGACGGTGCCCGCCAATCCGGGCTGGGTGGAAGAGCATGTGCGCCGGCTGACCGCCGCCGGCATCCAGAGCGAATTCCAGTGCTACAACATCAACAGCCTGGAGTCGGTGGAGCGGCTGATGCGGCGCGGTTTCTACAAGGGCCCGCTGAACATCAACTGGGTGGCGATCGGCGGCGGCATGGACACGCCCAGCGTCTACAGCCTGGCCAACTTCATGCGCGCGGTGCCGGACGGCGCGGTGGTGACGGTCGAGAGCAATGTGCGCAACGTGCTGCCGGTCAATACCATGGGCATTGCCATGGGCCTGCACGTGCGCTGCGGCACCGAGGACGTGCTGTGGAACCCGCGCCGCACCGCAAAGCAGGGATCCGTGGACCAGATCGAGCAACTGGTGCGCATCTCCCGCGAACTGGGCCGTGACATCGCCACCGCCAAAGAGGCGCGCGAGATCTGCCGGATCGGCGTGTTCTACGACACGGTGGAAGAGTCGCTGCGGGCCAACGGCTTCGCGCCCAACCGCAACGGCGCTACCCAGGGCTTCCTGCGCAAGACCCAGTAA
- a CDS encoding DUF2188 domain-containing protein encodes MHFDRRMTAAALRSGISKKVIMQSRIIRVLPAEHGWTLEFSGLDIKPQRFPTMEAAIAAGWNVARRHQAELHIHRLDGDVHLRSPFGDKQQKPEQ; translated from the coding sequence TTGCATTTCGACCGCAGAATGACGGCGGCCGCCTTACGTAGCGGTATCTCTAAAAAGGTCATCATGCAATCGCGCATCATTCGTGTTCTGCCCGCGGAACATGGCTGGACATTGGAATTCAGCGGCCTCGATATCAAGCCCCAGCGGTTTCCGACCATGGAAGCGGCAATCGCGGCCGGCTGGAACGTGGCCAGGCGGCATCAGGCCGAATTGCATATCCATCGTCTTGACGGGGATGTGCATCTGCGCAGCCCGTTCGGCGACAAGCAACAGAAGCCGGAGCAGTGA
- a CDS encoding TauD/TfdA dioxygenase family protein, translating to MEIRQITPAIGAEITGIHLGDAARDPALFADIKAALLRHRVLFFRKQDITRAEHVAFASAFGKLEDHPVVGSDPDHPGLVRVYRSDNPHSYENNYHCDGLWRPNPAMGAVLRCIECPDIGGDTIWVNMVKAYEELPDDIKAKVDGLRARASIEQSFGAVMTPEARAKLAQDHPPVEHPVVRTHPETGEKVLFVGAGFSTYFTNYSTPANVRHGIDKAPGAALLLNYLISRATIPEYQVRWSWQRGDVAVWDNRCTQHYALNDYFPAPRKMERAAIVGDIPY from the coding sequence ATGGAGATCAGGCAGATCACCCCGGCCATCGGTGCCGAAATCACGGGCATCCATCTCGGCGACGCGGCGCGCGATCCCGCGCTGTTCGCCGACATCAAGGCAGCGCTGCTCAGGCATCGCGTGCTCTTCTTCCGCAAGCAGGACATCACGCGTGCCGAGCACGTGGCGTTCGCCAGCGCCTTCGGCAAGCTGGAAGACCACCCCGTGGTCGGCAGCGATCCGGATCATCCTGGCCTGGTGCGTGTCTATCGCAGCGACAACCCGCACAGCTACGAGAACAACTACCACTGCGACGGCCTGTGGCGTCCCAATCCGGCCATGGGCGCGGTACTGCGCTGCATCGAATGCCCCGACATCGGCGGCGACACCATCTGGGTCAACATGGTGAAGGCGTATGAGGAACTGCCCGACGACATCAAGGCGAAGGTCGACGGGCTTCGTGCCCGCGCCAGCATCGAGCAGAGCTTCGGCGCGGTCATGACGCCCGAGGCGCGCGCGAAGCTCGCGCAGGACCATCCGCCCGTGGAGCATCCGGTCGTGCGCACGCACCCGGAAACCGGCGAAAAGGTGCTGTTCGTCGGTGCCGGCTTCTCGACCTACTTCACCAACTACAGCACGCCGGCCAATGTGCGGCACGGCATCGACAAGGCGCCCGGCGCGGCCCTGCTGCTCAACTACCTGATCAGCCGCGCCACCATTCCCGAATACCAGGTGCGCTGGTCGTGGCAGCGGGGCGACGTCGCCGTGTGGGACAACCGCTGCACGCAGCACTACGCGCTCAACGACTACTTTCCCGCGCCGCGCAAGATGGAGCGCGCAGCCATCGTCGGCGACATCCCCTACTGA
- a CDS encoding AraC family transcriptional regulator translates to MQNVGRLVRSASLSGFIELTESLGHDPGALLRKAGLSARLLRDPQALIPSQALRELLELAASATGTEDFALRLAARRTLSNLGPISLVLKEEPSPRQALDALCRYLKLISTSLVMRIEETGQTVVIREDLLPGPGAPTRQAMELSVAMMFRILRELIGPQWRPQQVCFTHRPPADMAAHRAFFGRNPMFNQSFNGMVCATADLDTPRTPDHSGAIQLARDYLEASLRQRGEGMREACRELIMALLPGGRCTAQQVARHLRVDRRTLHRHLIVDGLTFSDLLDEVRTELVKRHLQESDLPLGEIAGLLGFSNQSSFSHWFRASFGCSVTQWRLQAAVSGGQPAAERAGTGRRRAGTAVSRQ, encoded by the coding sequence ATGCAAAACGTCGGAAGACTTGTCCGCAGCGCCAGCCTGAGTGGCTTCATCGAGCTGACGGAGTCGCTCGGGCATGATCCCGGGGCCTTGCTGCGCAAGGCCGGGCTGTCCGCGCGGCTGCTCAGGGACCCGCAGGCGCTGATTCCCAGCCAGGCGCTGCGCGAGTTGCTGGAGCTGGCCGCCAGCGCCACCGGTACGGAGGATTTTGCGCTGCGGCTGGCGGCGCGCCGCACGCTTTCCAACCTGGGGCCGATCAGCCTGGTGCTGAAGGAGGAGCCATCGCCGAGGCAGGCGCTCGATGCCTTGTGCCGCTACCTGAAGCTGATCAGCACTTCGCTGGTCATGCGCATCGAGGAGACCGGGCAGACCGTGGTCATCCGCGAAGACCTGCTGCCGGGGCCGGGCGCGCCAACGCGGCAGGCGATGGAGTTGAGCGTCGCCATGATGTTCCGGATCCTGCGCGAGCTGATCGGGCCGCAGTGGCGGCCGCAGCAGGTCTGCTTTACGCACCGGCCGCCGGCGGATATGGCGGCGCACCGCGCATTCTTCGGCCGCAACCCGATGTTCAACCAGTCGTTCAATGGCATGGTCTGCGCGACGGCCGACCTGGACACGCCGCGCACGCCCGACCATTCCGGGGCCATCCAGCTGGCACGGGACTACCTCGAGGCATCGCTGCGCCAGCGCGGCGAGGGCATGCGCGAGGCGTGCCGCGAGCTGATCATGGCGCTGTTGCCCGGCGGACGCTGTACCGCCCAGCAGGTGGCGCGGCATCTTCGGGTGGACCGCCGCACGCTGCATCGCCATCTCATCGTCGATGGGCTGACCTTCTCGGACTTGCTCGACGAGGTTCGTACCGAGCTGGTCAAACGGCACCTGCAGGAGAGCGACCTGCCGCTCGGCGAGATCGCGGGGCTGCTCGGATTCTCGAACCAGAGCAGTTTCAGCCATTGGTTTCGCGCGAGCTTCGGCTGCAGCGTCACGCAATGGCGCTTGCAGGCAGCCGTGTCGGGTGGCCAGCCAGCAGCGGAGCGCGCTGGCACGGGGCGCCGGCGCGCGGGAACTGCCGTCAGTCGGCAATAA